The Lacipirellula parvula genome window below encodes:
- a CDS encoding NnrU family protein, which yields MDAACSDSTSVWRRAVGLVVGATAQLMFAITVVWLYAFLSNTAGSLVVPSAFLMMLLGNIGLALLFAIPHSLLRLPQVQSAIGRAIGREFFGVFYCIVTCLSLWCVFLGWRGSDNVIWELHGWPRRLVVSAFHLSWIALGYSLLLTGLGYQTGYTEWSRWARRQPLPRRRFTPTGAYLWLRHPVYLSFAGLIWFTPRMTFDHAILTGVWTLYLAIGSYLKDERLAYYMGEEYRQYQQQVPGYPLMLVGPLGRRRKGS from the coding sequence ATGGACGCAGCCTGCTCTGATTCGACCTCAGTCTGGCGCCGCGCCGTCGGACTCGTCGTCGGCGCGACGGCGCAATTGATGTTCGCGATCACCGTCGTGTGGCTCTATGCGTTTCTTTCCAATACGGCCGGCAGTCTTGTCGTGCCGTCGGCGTTCCTCATGATGCTATTGGGGAACATTGGTCTGGCGCTTCTCTTCGCCATTCCGCACAGCCTCCTTCGTCTTCCGCAGGTGCAATCGGCGATTGGTCGCGCGATTGGTCGAGAGTTTTTCGGCGTCTTTTACTGCATCGTCACTTGCCTCTCGCTGTGGTGCGTGTTCTTGGGTTGGCGAGGAAGCGACAACGTCATTTGGGAACTTCATGGTTGGCCTCGCAGGCTCGTCGTCTCGGCGTTCCACCTCTCATGGATCGCTCTCGGCTACAGTCTGCTGCTCACCGGCCTGGGCTATCAAACGGGATACACCGAGTGGAGCCGCTGGGCTCGGCGGCAGCCGCTGCCGCGCCGTCGGTTCACGCCGACGGGCGCTTATCTTTGGCTGCGACATCCCGTTTACCTCAGTTTTGCCGGGTTGATCTGGTTTACGCCCAGGATGACGTTCGACCACGCCATACTCACCGGGGTGTGGACCCTGTACCTCGCTATCGGCAGTTATTTGAAAGACGAACGCTTGGCTTACTACATGGGGGAGGAGTATCGGCAATACCAGCAGCAAGTGCCAGGCTATCCGCTGATGCTCGTCGGCCCGTTGGGCCGGCGGCGGAAGGGTTCATGA
- a CDS encoding SIR2 family protein — translation MRLAMNEERAKAYAEGIGAELVRVAPLYARMSEAYIKGLDFSKVSYTDYRSLLNSAASYDDSLVDAFFDHFVRGRRPSATHQFICFVVEKLGIDLILTTNFDPLIEEALRAEGLSPTVYEVSREGSLPSPRLVRSQALSLMKLHGGTHGLRTGYDLDEPLPIAAMDTMRGCLEDRFIDGVKGGETGALVVVVGYSGSDRRVMDVISDHISRWRDSPLGDPTRVLWVTRSGSIPNQLRDAVQPLMSTGHSDNATAPKPAASVQYRDAQLFFQELYQYLSHEYAVSRTSYRALPTAPRSLERHIVEDIKNRSFKTILLSRFRIFAAVQEGRGTSTALNVNANDTDEFKSHESVWIDASDIATRAALLSRIVDDLSRTDRGIHSLHRPLMLRDVDMFEIEAIERKEMVCKERALDEASAVEEEWTHVTVDHEKLLEEEEGWESTIAVRWLARALRRSNVLLSIDSIGEFAFPRYLPLMRVSECRIDVQRSRLLNLLSRIRQESHTFGTSIVACAITPFTKASNSTGQGGSSSDTNLIRSDDPSADPSALYAMLSRICGPSLSTHVTMISDRDREEESRGETALKIVNEQLESDCPVAGLILVLASLFRRPRSRTALLVVAVTVLRQADWQDFAGGRACRDVRADGDRQLEATFGQRYFASAAMGLSVAEGCMHNDWHLLSRLEGGFYWMHASTKASIYNYFFGATNHTSEKAALSKAKAVRDLLAPQKIRLALEIARFAKEDVYDKSRDTAAFCEFVYYSVASIAWAFERAKEKEEWDIEEVEEAPETNYLGPLRALLSSLKAESDHLHSHGKVAELLCELGQAIRILRTIDSSLYNRFKDLGDLQPLHVEVRESLRDLLAHYSQMLLTAGHSRYALRYLFVELSSACSELSGNLSTFDELFITTLKLEDARPANNRRTCACHSCTMSAAHKKVAKQLIQLVRDGLSSGDAANRKTAERTLWCLVKSTVALHEPFLLAGAVENCWIKKRSKYVWINSIECRRRRRAAEKVVLNAAKGAVGRESRNGSRDMDLAGMYIKARELHLALEVHVANPRYGWLCGTPLQSKSLSSQREVVRIARDCDELGRLLGTFSSQQRARRVRSYLHTLHGVAIAYLELDGADDFVSPTRHQNSRELSGGGGDVGCFSAVEFSRARACLHQPFCPDDMTLESTAMLMDAEWRLLKWMNSRDKFLDGGVDDAAYASLTEIIRYLEQAESILARGRVESKWRVYFYYLSAAAHYQKFVLNYDAKGKSAVSLGVLEAAVSHATEGLTNSGYDSDIRLILRRLFDKIEADVVKYEIETSQWHAIRLRCGLPESSDAVRGQLDRVDWRWRPSSSRTSSQV, via the coding sequence ATGCGATTGGCCATGAATGAGGAACGGGCAAAGGCGTATGCCGAGGGTATCGGCGCAGAGTTGGTTCGCGTGGCGCCATTATATGCACGGATGTCCGAAGCTTACATAAAAGGCTTGGATTTCTCCAAAGTTAGTTACACCGACTACCGCTCTCTTCTCAACTCAGCAGCCAGTTATGATGATTCACTTGTCGACGCTTTCTTCGACCATTTTGTAAGGGGGCGCCGCCCGTCAGCGACTCACCAGTTTATCTGCTTCGTTGTTGAGAAGCTCGGCATCGATCTGATCCTTACGACGAACTTCGATCCGCTAATTGAAGAAGCGTTACGCGCGGAGGGCCTGTCACCAACTGTTTACGAGGTTAGCAGGGAAGGCTCATTGCCGAGCCCGCGATTAGTGCGAAGTCAAGCGCTCTCACTAATGAAACTGCACGGTGGGACACACGGCCTCCGAACCGGGTATGACCTCGATGAACCGCTTCCTATCGCGGCAATGGATACGATGAGAGGATGCTTGGAAGATCGTTTTATTGATGGTGTTAAGGGCGGCGAGACTGGGGCATTGGTAGTCGTCGTTGGCTACAGTGGAAGTGATCGGCGCGTAATGGACGTCATTTCAGATCATATCTCCCGCTGGCGGGATAGCCCATTGGGCGATCCTACCAGGGTTTTATGGGTTACTCGAAGCGGAAGCATTCCCAATCAGCTGCGGGACGCCGTGCAACCGCTAATGTCGACAGGGCATAGCGATAATGCGACCGCTCCAAAACCAGCGGCTAGCGTTCAGTATCGTGATGCTCAGTTATTCTTTCAAGAATTGTATCAGTATCTCTCACATGAGTATGCCGTTAGCCGCACTTCGTACAGAGCACTACCTACCGCCCCGCGTTCCCTAGAGCGTCACATTGTAGAAGACATCAAGAACAGATCGTTCAAGACCATCCTCCTATCACGCTTTAGAATTTTCGCAGCTGTGCAGGAAGGTCGGGGGACATCCACTGCTTTGAATGTGAACGCTAATGATACAGACGAGTTTAAATCGCACGAAAGCGTATGGATTGATGCGTCAGATATAGCTACTCGGGCCGCGTTGCTATCGCGGATTGTCGACGATCTATCCCGAACAGACAGAGGGATACACTCTCTTCACCGACCGCTTATGCTGCGTGACGTTGACATGTTTGAAATCGAGGCGATCGAAAGAAAAGAAATGGTTTGTAAGGAGCGCGCGTTGGACGAAGCGAGCGCAGTGGAGGAGGAGTGGACGCATGTTACCGTAGACCATGAAAAGCTTTTGGAGGAAGAGGAGGGGTGGGAAAGCACAATAGCCGTTCGGTGGCTAGCACGAGCACTACGCCGAAGTAATGTGCTGCTGAGCATTGATTCGATCGGTGAGTTCGCCTTTCCTCGCTACCTGCCGTTAATGAGGGTAAGTGAATGTCGCATTGACGTACAGCGATCGCGGCTTCTGAATCTACTTAGCCGCATCAGGCAAGAGTCGCATACGTTCGGTACGTCAATTGTTGCTTGTGCAATTACGCCGTTCACCAAGGCAAGCAATTCCACCGGCCAGGGTGGTAGTTCGAGTGATACTAATCTGATTCGTAGCGACGATCCAAGCGCAGATCCATCAGCCCTGTACGCAATGCTCAGTCGCATCTGTGGTCCGTCCCTTTCTACACATGTCACCATGATCTCAGACAGGGATCGCGAGGAGGAATCGCGGGGAGAAACGGCACTAAAAATTGTAAATGAACAGCTTGAGTCAGATTGCCCTGTTGCAGGGCTTATTCTCGTCCTTGCCAGTTTGTTTCGCAGGCCGCGTAGCCGTACCGCGTTGCTAGTAGTTGCCGTCACAGTGTTGCGGCAAGCGGATTGGCAGGACTTTGCTGGTGGCAGAGCATGTAGGGACGTGAGAGCAGACGGAGACCGTCAGCTAGAAGCGACTTTCGGGCAGAGGTATTTCGCAAGTGCAGCGATGGGCCTAAGCGTAGCCGAAGGTTGTATGCACAATGACTGGCATCTTTTGTCGCGACTGGAAGGCGGATTTTATTGGATGCATGCGAGCACGAAGGCGAGCATCTACAACTATTTCTTTGGGGCAACAAATCATACCTCTGAGAAGGCGGCACTCTCAAAAGCGAAAGCTGTGAGGGATCTGTTAGCGCCGCAGAAAATTCGCCTCGCGCTCGAGATAGCACGTTTTGCAAAAGAAGACGTCTACGATAAGTCACGTGATACCGCGGCGTTTTGCGAGTTTGTATACTACAGCGTAGCTTCGATTGCTTGGGCGTTCGAGCGTGCTAAGGAAAAAGAAGAGTGGGATATTGAAGAAGTCGAGGAGGCGCCGGAAACGAACTATCTCGGTCCGCTGCGAGCACTGCTTAGTTCTCTGAAGGCGGAAAGCGACCACTTACATTCACATGGAAAAGTTGCCGAGTTGCTCTGCGAATTGGGGCAAGCAATAAGAATTCTTAGAACCATCGACAGTAGTCTATATAATCGGTTCAAAGATTTAGGCGACCTTCAGCCGCTGCATGTTGAAGTGAGAGAATCCCTGAGGGATTTACTAGCACATTATTCACAAATGCTCCTAACAGCGGGGCACTCTCGCTACGCTCTCCGCTACCTTTTTGTGGAACTCAGTTCAGCGTGCTCGGAACTAAGCGGGAATTTAAGCACGTTTGATGAGTTGTTTATAACAACGCTCAAGCTGGAGGACGCGCGGCCTGCGAATAACCGCCGTACTTGTGCATGCCACTCGTGCACGATGTCTGCCGCACACAAAAAGGTTGCAAAGCAACTAATACAGCTGGTGCGCGATGGATTGAGTTCTGGCGATGCGGCGAATCGCAAAACTGCAGAGCGCACACTGTGGTGCTTGGTCAAGTCGACAGTCGCATTACACGAGCCGTTTCTTCTAGCAGGTGCGGTTGAAAATTGTTGGATCAAAAAGAGATCCAAGTATGTCTGGATTAATAGCATTGAGTGTCGTCGCAGACGACGAGCTGCAGAGAAAGTAGTGCTCAATGCTGCCAAAGGGGCAGTCGGTCGCGAATCGCGTAATGGATCACGCGATATGGACTTAGCTGGCATGTACATAAAAGCCAGGGAATTACACTTGGCATTAGAAGTCCATGTGGCAAATCCGCGTTATGGTTGGCTTTGCGGTACCCCATTGCAGTCAAAATCGCTTAGCTCACAGAGGGAGGTGGTGAGAATTGCAAGGGATTGCGATGAGTTAGGACGTTTGCTAGGCACTTTCTCATCACAGCAGCGTGCCAGGCGAGTCCGTAGCTATTTACACACTTTGCATGGCGTCGCGATTGCTTATCTCGAGCTCGACGGTGCCGACGACTTCGTTTCTCCCACGAGGCATCAGAATTCTCGTGAACTTAGCGGAGGTGGCGGTGACGTCGGATGCTTTTCGGCTGTCGAATTTTCCAGGGCCAGGGCTTGCTTACATCAACCGTTCTGTCCGGACGACATGACGCTGGAGTCCACTGCAATGTTAATGGACGCTGAGTGGAGATTGCTTAAGTGGATGAATTCCAGAGATAAGTTCCTGGATGGTGGCGTTGACGACGCGGCATACGCATCCCTTACAGAGATCATACGCTATCTGGAGCAAGCGGAATCAATTCTTGCGAGGGGAAGGGTCGAGAGTAAATGGCGAGTTTACTTTTATTACCTATCAGCTGCTGCTCATTACCAGAAATTTGTTCTCAACTATGACGCGAAGGGGAAAAGTGCTGTGTCTCTGGGGGTCCTGGAGGCGGCGGTATCACATGCAACTGAAGGTTTGACTAACAGTGGATACGATTCTGACATTCGGCTTATTCTGCGCCGACTTTTCGATAAGATCGAGGCCGATGTAGTCAAGTATGAAATCGAAACATCTCAGTGGCATGCTATACGCCTCCGGTGTGGTCTTCCGGAGTCATCTGATGCGGTACGAGGACAGCTCGATCGTGTTGACTGGCGTTGGCGGCCAAGCAGTTCTCGGACCAGCAGTCAAGTCTAG
- a CDS encoding di-heme-cytochrome C peroxidase encodes MEANGWTANERLDFYFSRQGSQLVPYSWFLSLEKADSEELFSGDAHIRKLGFIPHERHPVRNPDGLPIGFVLDSSAPPVEVKKGFLGPDYSMDHYPTGDWLGLTCAACHTSELTFKGETYRIDGGAAMADVESLLSELARALRATAEDDNKYGRFEQRIRQAAAGDIDTTGLREELTAYTPVMEKLVARNKATHPYGLGRLDAFGAILNQICEASLGIPENHREANAPVSYPFLWDTPMLDWVQWNSSVEKPIFRNVGEVLGVFAHAQLTGKPESGQFESSARLNYLHRLELQMRRLQSPKWPSPLGEIDITKAARGRELFAQNCAQCHNMRDDQGQFEMTSPNSLGHTFIRTTAVPFQKIGTDQQMIVNFITRTAKPGDLAGVLALDSNETKAKLSAFQDTVSKFGLPPLEIEGKVPAAMLLGAAVSGVIERDLAGELRNRSEAEKREIREDLEGHRDGGFPPLLGAGYKARPLNGVWATAPYGHAGAVPNLYQWLLPEEKRADNFFVGSREFDPIHVGFSTEPHGDAFHFRTHDDQGNPIPGNSNRGHSGPGKTDFSDEQRWQIIEYLKSQ; translated from the coding sequence TTGGAAGCGAACGGCTGGACTGCAAACGAGCGGCTAGATTTTTATTTCTCGCGACAAGGTTCTCAGCTAGTTCCCTACAGTTGGTTTCTCAGCCTTGAAAAAGCTGACAGTGAGGAACTATTTTCGGGTGACGCTCACATACGAAAACTTGGCTTCATTCCACATGAGCGCCATCCTGTCCGCAACCCTGATGGTCTGCCGATCGGATTTGTACTCGACTCAAGCGCGCCGCCCGTCGAAGTCAAGAAGGGATTTCTTGGTCCCGACTATTCGATGGACCACTATCCGACGGGCGACTGGCTCGGCCTCACCTGCGCCGCTTGCCACACATCAGAGCTGACCTTCAAAGGAGAGACCTACCGCATCGATGGCGGTGCCGCGATGGCGGATGTGGAGTCGTTGCTAAGCGAGCTGGCGAGGGCACTGCGAGCAACCGCCGAGGATGACAACAAATACGGTCGCTTCGAGCAACGAATCCGACAGGCTGCGGCGGGAGACATCGACACCACGGGGCTGCGCGAAGAATTGACGGCATACACACCCGTAATGGAGAAATTGGTGGCGCGCAATAAAGCGACCCACCCTTACGGACTGGGCCGTCTGGATGCATTCGGAGCAATATTGAATCAGATTTGTGAGGCGTCTCTCGGGATTCCTGAAAATCACCGCGAAGCCAATGCACCGGTCAGTTATCCCTTCCTTTGGGATACGCCCATGCTTGATTGGGTGCAATGGAACAGTAGCGTGGAGAAGCCCATTTTTCGCAACGTTGGCGAGGTGCTTGGGGTCTTCGCTCACGCGCAACTCACCGGAAAGCCGGAGAGCGGCCAGTTCGAATCGTCCGCGCGCCTCAACTATCTGCATCGCTTGGAATTGCAAATGCGCCGCTTGCAATCTCCCAAATGGCCGTCACCCCTTGGAGAAATTGACATCACAAAGGCAGCACGTGGTAGAGAACTATTTGCGCAAAACTGCGCGCAGTGCCACAACATGCGAGATGACCAAGGCCAATTTGAAATGACATCCCCTAACAGCCTTGGTCACACCTTTATACGAACTACGGCTGTTCCGTTTCAGAAAATCGGAACGGACCAACAAATGATAGTTAATTTCATTACGCGAACCGCCAAGCCTGGCGATCTTGCTGGAGTACTTGCGCTGGACTCGAATGAGACAAAAGCAAAGCTCAGCGCGTTTCAGGACACCGTGAGCAAATTTGGCTTGCCCCCCTTGGAAATAGAGGGAAAGGTCCCAGCGGCCATGCTATTGGGAGCTGCCGTCAGCGGCGTGATTGAGAGAGACTTGGCAGGGGAGCTGCGAAACCGAAGCGAAGCGGAAAAACGGGAAATTCGCGAAGATCTCGAAGGTCATCGTGACGGCGGCTTCCCGCCGCTATTAGGAGCGGGGTATAAAGCCCGTCCTTTGAATGGTGTGTGGGCGACCGCTCCATATGGTCATGCGGGCGCCGTACCCAATCTTTATCAATGGCTCCTGCCTGAAGAGAAACGTGCCGACAATTTCTTTGTCGGCAGTCGGGAATTCGATCCTATTCATGTGGGCTTCTCAACAGAGCCACACGGGGACGCATTCCATTTTCGCACACACGACGATCAAGGTAACCCAATCCCAGGCAATTCCAACCGAGGGCACTCGGGGCCAGGCAAAACAGATTTTAGTGACGAGCAGCGGTGGCAAATTATTGAGTACTTAAAATCCCAGTGA
- a CDS encoding helix-turn-helix domain-containing protein, with protein sequence MSLRMNFQKLLAKLEDLDDRVAETVAAGIVNEVSEWAAKNGHPTLVREWTPAAQVVEVRRYLAECIAATTPPPEPGPEPLLSPPKVAELTGSAPETVIEWIKTGFLKASNLATGQRPRYMVKPADLDDFLASRQVPRANAFRARP encoded by the coding sequence ATGAGCCTCCGAATGAACTTCCAGAAGCTTCTAGCCAAACTCGAAGACCTCGACGATCGCGTAGCGGAGACCGTCGCCGCCGGCATCGTCAACGAGGTCAGCGAGTGGGCGGCTAAGAATGGCCACCCTACCCTGGTGCGGGAATGGACTCCCGCCGCCCAGGTAGTTGAAGTGCGCCGCTACTTGGCTGAATGCATCGCGGCGACAACACCGCCGCCGGAGCCAGGACCGGAGCCGCTGTTGTCGCCGCCGAAAGTTGCCGAGCTGACCGGCTCAGCGCCGGAAACGGTCATCGAATGGATCAAGACCGGCTTCCTGAAGGCGTCGAACCTCGCGACAGGGCAACGCCCGCGCTACATGGTGAAGCCAGCCGATCTAGACGACTTCCTCGCGTCACGCCAAGTACCACGCGCGAACGCCTTCCGAGCACGCCCGTAG
- a CDS encoding YceI family protein: MCLSVIVGEVAGAADVPPKPLAPGEVDATNSRVYIRVEKTGFGHVHGVVGMLRSGRVTLDADQGAGQLVFDTTSFLVDVAYARKYLAVEGEVPGETQREVTANMLSAEVLDVKQFPTATFDIASTRKTPQPSRQGLPVYEFIGEFTLHGVKRPLRFQAEVQNRGEFLRIRGQFPLRQSEYGIKPLRKALGAVGVADELAVHGDIIVANAVK, from the coding sequence ATGTGTCTCAGTGTCATCGTCGGCGAGGTCGCTGGCGCCGCTGATGTTCCCCCAAAGCCTCTAGCGCCCGGCGAAGTTGATGCGACGAATTCTCGCGTTTACATCCGCGTCGAAAAGACAGGCTTCGGGCACGTTCACGGCGTCGTCGGCATGCTGCGTTCGGGACGCGTCACGCTTGATGCCGACCAGGGAGCAGGGCAACTCGTATTCGATACCACCAGCTTTCTAGTCGACGTCGCGTATGCCCGTAAGTATCTCGCCGTCGAAGGCGAAGTTCCCGGCGAGACGCAACGCGAAGTAACTGCCAACATGCTTAGCGCCGAAGTGCTCGACGTGAAGCAATTTCCGACCGCCACGTTCGATATCGCTTCGACGCGCAAGACGCCTCAGCCAAGTCGCCAGGGACTGCCGGTCTACGAATTCATCGGCGAATTCACCCTGCATGGCGTGAAGCGACCGCTAAGGTTTCAGGCCGAGGTCCAGAACCGCGGCGAATTCCTCCGCATCCGCGGCCAGTTTCCGCTCCGACAATCGGAGTACGGCATCAAACCGCTCCGCAAAGCACTCGGCGCCGTCGGCGTGGCCGACGAACTAGCCGTGCACGGCGACATTATCGTGGCCAACGCGGTGAAGTAA
- a CDS encoding NAD(P)/FAD-dependent oxidoreductase: protein MSAPTPWNVAVIGAGPAGSVAASQLARAGLRVALLERTVGPRYKVCGGCLNERGLSVLRHCGLDVALRDELSAPLRQITFHRDARQVTINDQAGTIVNRATFDAALAVAAVQVGVELFAGVKATVEPLDAASAAREIATRTISLQRADGTADRLRAELVVVADGLGRPSLQRLSEFAAIAAPNSRLGLGIAPSETLTSAGYEPATLSMAIVDDGYLGVARLVDRRLCIGAAFDAAVARRGAFDRWIGEALTRCGLPAIDGLSTASIRGTRPLTQRPACVASHRIILIGDAAGYTEPITGEGMAWGLAAAAAVPSFALQACHEWHSELPAAWERTLRRDVHGGQFFNRILAAALRQPRYARRVFAVAAALPSFAAPIVRRLNRPQAVARIAA from the coding sequence ATGAGCGCTCCCACGCCCTGGAATGTGGCCGTCATCGGCGCCGGACCGGCCGGATCGGTGGCAGCCTCTCAGCTGGCTCGCGCGGGGCTGCGGGTCGCGCTCCTCGAGCGCACCGTCGGACCGCGCTACAAAGTTTGCGGCGGCTGCCTCAACGAGCGCGGCCTTTCGGTGCTTCGGCACTGTGGTCTCGACGTCGCCCTGCGTGACGAACTTTCGGCGCCGTTAAGGCAGATCACGTTCCATCGCGACGCCCGGCAAGTGACCATCAACGACCAAGCCGGAACCATCGTCAATCGCGCGACGTTCGACGCCGCGCTGGCCGTAGCGGCCGTGCAGGTTGGCGTCGAACTTTTCGCCGGCGTGAAAGCAACCGTCGAACCGCTCGACGCTGCCAGCGCTGCGCGCGAAATAGCGACGCGAACGATTTCTCTGCAACGGGCCGATGGAACTGCCGACCGCTTGAGGGCGGAGCTTGTCGTCGTCGCCGACGGATTGGGTCGACCTTCGCTGCAGCGTCTTTCAGAGTTCGCCGCGATCGCGGCCCCGAACTCGCGGCTCGGCCTGGGCATTGCTCCGAGCGAGACGCTGACGAGCGCCGGCTACGAGCCAGCGACGCTTAGCATGGCGATTGTCGATGACGGTTATCTTGGCGTCGCCCGACTTGTCGACAGGCGGCTCTGCATTGGCGCCGCCTTCGACGCCGCTGTCGCTCGTCGCGGGGCCTTCGACCGTTGGATCGGCGAAGCGCTTACCCGCTGCGGGCTGCCCGCGATCGACGGTCTCTCGACGGCGTCGATCCGCGGCACGCGTCCCCTTACGCAACGCCCAGCGTGCGTCGCTAGTCACCGCATAATCCTCATTGGCGACGCCGCCGGATACACCGAACCCATCACGGGCGAAGGAATGGCATGGGGACTAGCCGCGGCGGCGGCCGTGCCGTCCTTCGCGCTGCAGGCATGCCATGAGTGGCATTCCGAGCTTCCCGCCGCCTGGGAACGAACGCTTCGCCGCGATGTTCACGGCGGCCAGTTCTTCAACCGGATCCTCGCCGCTGCGCTTCGCCAGCCGCGTTACGCCCGCCGTGTGTTCGCCGTCGCGGCGGCGCTGCCGAGTTTCGCCGCCCCGATTGTTCGCCGCCTGAACCGACCTCAAGCCGTTGCAAGGATCGCCGCATGA
- a CDS encoding methyltransferase domain-containing protein: MMRSTATAATYGPNLGARQRVPELMDEPGIAPAALEDALRGIARINAFSLTAGHLWRRLQRIARERKLDRLRILHVGCGNADVTLGVARRARRSGVKAELFGCDRTAVAVEAARERARRLGLQEVLFFQADALTDDLHGRYDVIVSSLFLHHLDEAEAVVLLRRLSRMTRHAIVMDDLRRSAFGYWLACWGCRLLTRSPVVRFDGPASVRSALTAAEFLKLAHAAGLEGVTIERRWPERLTLVWENCAVSVPEFVR, from the coding sequence ATGATGCGAAGCACGGCAACGGCCGCTACCTACGGTCCGAATCTCGGCGCTCGCCAGCGCGTGCCGGAGCTAATGGACGAACCGGGGATCGCCCCCGCCGCGCTCGAAGATGCGCTCCGCGGGATCGCGCGAATCAATGCGTTCAGCCTCACCGCCGGTCATTTGTGGCGACGGTTGCAACGGATCGCTCGAGAACGAAAGCTCGATCGGCTTCGCATTCTCCACGTCGGCTGCGGCAACGCCGACGTCACGCTGGGCGTCGCGCGACGGGCACGGCGCTCGGGCGTTAAGGCGGAGCTATTCGGCTGCGATCGAACCGCGGTGGCCGTCGAGGCGGCGCGAGAACGCGCGCGACGCCTCGGGCTGCAAGAAGTGCTGTTCTTTCAAGCCGACGCGTTGACCGACGATTTGCACGGCAGGTACGACGTCATCGTCAGCTCGCTTTTTCTGCATCATCTCGACGAAGCAGAAGCGGTCGTCCTTCTCCGTCGCCTGAGCCGCATGACGCGACACGCGATCGTAATGGACGACCTCCGCCGTTCGGCTTTCGGCTACTGGCTCGCATGTTGGGGTTGTCGATTGCTGACGCGCTCGCCTGTGGTCCGCTTCGACGGCCCCGCGTCGGTGCGGAGCGCTCTGACTGCCGCCGAATTTCTGAAGCTAGCGCACGCCGCCGGACTGGAGGGAGTGACGATCGAGCGACGCTGGCCGGAGCGATTGACGCTGGTTTGGGAGAATTGCGCCGTCTCCGTTCCGGAGTTCGTACGATGA
- a CDS encoding type III polyketide synthase, which produces MSPLTKTSARITPVGAPVRTMTHRITRTPSAPVIRGLGVAVPEHSIRQHEAAEIAADLIASEERSKRAIATLYRRSGVASRHCAILEAPVDGPPATQDFFRPRTSPADGGPSTGRRMALYEQSATRLAVAAARRALAESDLAVDRITHIVTATCTGFSAPGFDLGLIEQLPLPRGVQRTQVGFMGCHAALNALRVAQAYCKADPRANVLVCVTEICSLHFQYNEQPQTIVSNALFADGAAAAVVSSDHSERSSCVNGDAWRLGDHASFVVPNSADLMSWRIGDHGFEMTLSPRLPDLIAERLAPWVDAWLARQGLARQEVRSWAIHPGGRRILAAAAESLALTSEQMAPSEQILRDFGNMSSPTVLFILRELQRRRAGLPAVMLAFGPGVTIEAALVR; this is translated from the coding sequence ATGAGCCCTCTGACGAAAACCTCCGCTCGCATCACGCCGGTTGGCGCCCCTGTGCGCACGATGACGCATCGCATCACGCGGACGCCGTCCGCCCCCGTCATTCGCGGCCTCGGCGTCGCCGTGCCGGAGCACTCAATCCGGCAGCATGAAGCCGCCGAGATCGCCGCTGACCTGATCGCGTCGGAAGAACGCAGTAAGCGAGCAATCGCCACCCTGTATCGGCGTTCCGGCGTTGCCTCGCGGCATTGCGCGATCCTCGAAGCGCCCGTTGACGGCCCGCCGGCTACGCAAGACTTCTTTCGACCTCGGACCTCGCCTGCCGACGGCGGCCCATCGACCGGTCGGCGAATGGCGCTCTATGAGCAATCGGCGACGCGACTGGCCGTCGCAGCGGCGCGCCGCGCCCTCGCCGAGTCGGACCTCGCCGTGGATCGGATCACTCACATCGTGACGGCAACTTGCACCGGCTTCTCGGCGCCAGGGTTCGACCTAGGCCTCATCGAGCAGCTCCCTCTCCCGCGCGGCGTGCAGCGAACGCAGGTCGGTTTCATGGGGTGTCACGCAGCGCTGAATGCGTTGCGCGTCGCTCAGGCGTACTGCAAAGCCGACCCCCGCGCGAATGTACTCGTTTGCGTGACCGAAATCTGCAGCCTGCACTTTCAATACAACGAACAACCGCAGACGATTGTCTCTAACGCCCTCTTCGCCGATGGCGCCGCGGCCGCTGTGGTATCGTCCGATCACAGTGAACGTTCGAGTTGCGTTAACGGCGACGCCTGGAGACTCGGTGATCACGCTTCATTCGTCGTACCGAATTCGGCCGACTTGATGAGTTGGCGGATCGGCGACCACGGTTTTGAGATGACTCTTTCGCCGCGGTTGCCCGATCTGATTGCAGAGCGGCTGGCGCCTTGGGTCGACGCTTGGCTCGCCCGCCAAGGCCTCGCTCGCCAGGAAGTGCGTTCGTGGGCGATCCATCCCGGCGGCCGCCGCATCCTTGCCGCCGCCGCGGAATCGCTGGCGCTCACTTCAGAGCAAATGGCTCCGTCCGAACAAATTTTGCGAGACTTTGGCAACATGTCGTCGCCGACGGTGCTGTTTATCTTGCGCGAACTGCAGCGGCGCCGCGCGGGACTGCCGGCCGTGATGCTGGCGTTCGGGCCCGGCGTCACAATTGAAGCGGCGCTCGTCCGGTGA